The Geotalea uraniireducens Rf4 genome window below encodes:
- the ispF gene encoding 2-C-methyl-D-erythritol 2,4-cyclodiphosphate synthase yields the protein MRIGHGYDVHKLVENRKLILGGVDIPYERGLLGHSDADVLLHAISDAILGAIGEGDIGKHFPDTDPAYKGADSIKLLMHVMALAVGKGYAIGNLDATIVAQRPKLAPHIPQMRENIARALKADADRINVKATTTEELGFAGRGEGIAAYTVVLLERK from the coding sequence ATGCGTATAGGTCACGGTTACGATGTGCACAAACTGGTGGAGAACAGGAAACTGATCCTCGGCGGGGTCGACATACCCTATGAAAGGGGGCTCCTCGGCCACTCCGATGCAGATGTGCTTCTCCACGCCATCTCCGACGCCATCCTCGGCGCCATCGGCGAAGGGGACATCGGCAAGCACTTTCCCGACACGGACCCCGCCTACAAGGGGGCCGACAGCATTAAACTGCTGATGCACGTCATGGCACTGGCCGTCGGCAAGGGGTATGCGATCGGCAACCTGGACGCCACCATCGTCGCCCAGCGGCCAAAGCTCGCACCGCACATCCCGCAGATGCGGGAGAACATCGCCAGGGCACTGAAAGCGGATGCGGACCGGATCAATGTCAAGGCCACCACCACCGAGGAGCTCGGCTTTGCCGGCCGGGGCGAGGGGATCGCCGCCTACACGGTGGTGCTTCTGGAGCGGAAGTGA
- a CDS encoding CheR family methyltransferase — MSLHILVINENEALCDFLSHLLSEDGHEVSCVRGYREALQAARSERPELIILEVSTTAIGAVETADRLHRAEESRHVPVIVISDYPELEFELLNLFDFILTPVDTARLREDIETIAQGGKKRSLPSQSEPLSEQDYLLYYEYLLGHSGLHFERRNLKILERGLIKRMSALKIDSYREYYDYLILHQERRQELKKLLPFLTIGETYFFRYHAHFAALRKLLLDELATKKPGEKIKLRLWSAGCSTGEEPYSMAMTIMETVPGWQDMDIKILATDIDNRALKRARDGIYGPWAMRVIEKRYLDRYFDKIGKGYRLKDEVKSLVDFSHLNLQTAEFPSSAGEFSELDAVFCRNVIIYFTLATTREIIEKFSACLKPAGYLFLGHSETLSHISSRFERQTQDGGFYYLKKVFPPVAVSNEQPRSKPSKTTATVIKPARPKPPLPVKTVPPRSNAPAQSEIDLSQLFRKARQMFEEEHFTEAMQLLKEVIRHQPDHAGALITQGFILANDGHFQEALAACGKALGIDDLLAEAYFLKGLVLDMSDNLTEAAEEYRKAILLEMNFVMPHYQLSWLYARMGKDKERQRELNNTLNILAKLGKNSTIPYSGGLSREAFIEQLKRELEMAG; from the coding sequence ATGTCGCTGCACATCCTGGTGATCAATGAAAACGAGGCGCTCTGCGACTTCCTCTCCCACCTGCTGTCTGAGGATGGACACGAGGTTTCCTGCGTCCGGGGATACAGGGAGGCCTTGCAGGCAGCCCGCAGCGAAAGACCTGAGCTTATCATCCTTGAAGTGTCGACAACGGCGATCGGCGCCGTAGAGACCGCCGATCGCCTCCATCGTGCCGAAGAAAGCCGCCACGTACCGGTCATCGTCATTTCGGATTATCCGGAACTTGAATTCGAGCTGCTCAATCTCTTCGACTTCATCCTCACCCCGGTGGACACGGCAAGGCTCCGGGAAGATATCGAGACCATCGCCCAGGGGGGTAAAAAGCGGTCACTCCCCAGCCAGAGCGAACCTCTTTCCGAGCAGGACTACCTGCTTTACTACGAATATCTCCTCGGACACAGCGGCCTGCACTTCGAGCGGCGCAACCTGAAGATCCTGGAGCGGGGCCTTATCAAGCGAATGTCGGCGCTGAAAATCGACTCTTACCGGGAATATTACGACTACCTGATCCTCCACCAGGAAAGACGGCAGGAGCTGAAAAAACTCCTCCCCTTCCTGACTATAGGTGAGACATATTTTTTCCGTTACCATGCTCACTTCGCCGCCCTGCGCAAGCTGCTCCTTGACGAACTGGCGACAAAGAAACCGGGGGAGAAAATCAAGCTCCGCCTCTGGTCGGCGGGGTGCTCGACCGGCGAAGAGCCATACTCGATGGCGATGACCATCATGGAAACCGTCCCCGGCTGGCAGGATATGGATATAAAGATACTCGCCACCGACATCGACAACCGGGCGTTGAAAAGGGCGCGGGATGGCATTTATGGTCCGTGGGCCATGCGGGTCATAGAAAAGCGTTACCTGGATCGTTACTTCGACAAAATCGGCAAAGGGTACCGGTTAAAAGACGAAGTGAAGAGCCTGGTCGATTTTTCCCATCTGAACCTGCAAACCGCTGAATTTCCGTCTTCTGCCGGAGAATTCAGCGAGCTCGATGCAGTCTTCTGCCGCAATGTCATCATTTATTTCACCCTCGCCACCACCAGGGAGATCATTGAAAAATTCAGCGCTTGCCTGAAACCGGCGGGTTACCTGTTTTTGGGGCATTCCGAGACCCTGTCCCATATCTCGTCGCGGTTTGAAAGACAGACCCAAGACGGCGGTTTTTATTACCTGAAAAAAGTTTTCCCGCCGGTTGCAGTATCGAACGAACAGCCGCGTAGCAAGCCGTCTAAAACGACCGCCACCGTGATAAAACCGGCAAGGCCGAAACCGCCCCTGCCGGTAAAAACCGTTCCGCCCCGGTCCAACGCGCCGGCGCAAAGCGAAATCGACCTCTCCCAACTATTCCGCAAAGCCCGGCAAATGTTTGAGGAGGAACATTTCACGGAAGCAATGCAACTGCTGAAAGAGGTAATCCGTCATCAGCCCGACCATGCCGGCGCATTGATTACCCAGGGATTCATCCTTGCCAACGATGGTCATTTTCAGGAGGCGCTGGCTGCCTGCGGCAAAGCGCTGGGCATAGACGATCTGCTGGCGGAGGCTTACTTCCTCAAGGGACTTGTCCTGGACATGTCCGACAACTTGACCGAGGCGGCGGAAGAATACCGGAAGGCCATTCTTCTGGAAATGAACTTTGTCATGCCCCATTACCAGCTGTCATGGCTCTATGCACGCATGGGAAAGGATAAGGAACGGCAGCGCGAGTTGAACAACACCCTCAACATTCTGGCAAAACTGGGGAAAAACAGCACCATTCCCTACTCCGGCGGACTGTCGCGCGAAGCGTTTATCGAACAGTTGAAAAGAGAACTGGAAATGGCGGGCTAA
- the selA gene encoding L-seryl-tRNA(Sec) selenium transferase translates to MTILKNIPKVDKVLGWEGLKSLLAAYPRPVVITAVRSSLEALRAEALRGETCAEAFAEKGVVGRIARELATVNALKLKRLVNGTGVVIHTNLGRSPLPESVRQALNEVAFGYSNLEFDLALGERGSRYSHVEGIICELTGAEAALVVNNNAAAVLLALSSLAAGKEVIVSRGELVEIGGSFRIPDVMRQSGAVLKEVGATNRTHPRDYSGAITPETALLLKVHCSNFAVVGFTAEVSAAELVELGRGHSLPVMADVGSGNLVELSGLLGCNEPTVQEFVRAGVDVITFSGDKLLGGPQAGIIVGKSSLLAPMKNHPLLRAVRIDKLTLAALEGTLRLYRDERRALKEIPTLRMLTASAADLSRTAKALLRRLQRAIPATVKLSLSAGFSQVGGGALPLLELPTTLIAVTADGMSAQDIETTLRGCPVPVIGRIFKGTFLLDPRTILNDDVPALIAALQTLAR, encoded by the coding sequence TTGACCATTTTAAAAAACATCCCGAAGGTGGATAAAGTCCTCGGCTGGGAAGGCCTGAAATCCCTCCTCGCAGCATATCCCCGGCCGGTGGTGATCACGGCTGTCCGCAGTTCGCTGGAGGCGTTGCGCGCAGAGGCCCTGCGGGGCGAAACATGCGCTGAAGCTTTTGCGGAAAAGGGCGTCGTCGGGCGGATAGCCCGCGAACTGGCAACGGTTAACGCCCTGAAGCTGAAACGGCTGGTCAACGGCACCGGGGTGGTAATCCACACCAACCTCGGCCGCTCTCCCCTGCCGGAAAGCGTCAGGCAGGCGCTGAATGAGGTAGCCTTCGGCTATTCGAACCTGGAGTTCGACCTGGCTTTAGGGGAGCGGGGAAGCCGCTATTCCCACGTGGAAGGGATCATCTGCGAACTGACCGGCGCGGAGGCTGCGCTGGTGGTAAACAACAACGCCGCCGCGGTTCTCCTCGCCCTGAGCTCCCTTGCCGCCGGCAAAGAGGTCATCGTCTCCCGCGGCGAACTGGTTGAAATCGGCGGCTCGTTCCGCATCCCCGATGTGATGCGCCAGAGCGGCGCCGTATTGAAGGAAGTGGGCGCGACCAACCGCACCCATCCGCGCGACTACAGCGGAGCAATAACCCCCGAAACCGCGCTGCTGCTAAAGGTTCATTGCAGCAACTTCGCCGTGGTCGGCTTCACCGCCGAGGTGTCCGCCGCAGAGCTGGTCGAGCTTGGCCGCGGGCATTCCCTGCCGGTCATGGCCGATGTGGGAAGCGGCAACCTTGTCGAGCTGTCCGGGCTTTTAGGCTGCAATGAGCCGACGGTGCAGGAGTTCGTCCGCGCCGGCGTCGACGTCATCACCTTCAGCGGCGACAAGCTCTTGGGCGGCCCCCAGGCGGGCATCATCGTCGGCAAAAGTTCCCTGCTGGCGCCGATGAAGAATCATCCGCTGCTGCGCGCCGTAAGGATCGACAAACTGACCCTGGCTGCACTGGAAGGGACCCTGCGTCTTTATCGCGACGAACGACGGGCCCTGAAGGAAATACCGACGCTGCGGATGCTTACCGCCTCAGCCGCCGATCTTTCCCGCACGGCAAAGGCCCTGCTGCGACGTCTGCAACGGGCCATTCCGGCAACGGTAAAGCTGTCCCTTTCCGCCGGCTTTTCCCAAGTGGGGGGAGGAGCGCTGCCGCTCCTGGAGCTTCCCACCACACTGATCGCCGTCACGGCCGACGGCATGTCTGCTCAGGATATCGAGACGACCCTCAGGGGATGCCCGGTTCCGGTTATCGGGAGGATATTCAAGGGAACATTCCTCCTTGATCCGCGCACCATCCTCAATGACGATGTTCCCGCCCTGATTGCTGCGTTGCAGACGCTAGCCAGGTAA
- a CDS encoding glutamine--tRNA ligase/YqeY domain fusion protein: MADNDNKSVATATEPTQPTNFIRTIVEEDLKSGKHKSIVTRFPPEPNGYLHIGHAKSICLNFGLARDFGGRCHLRFDDTNPAKEDVEYAESIKESVRWLGFDWGEHLYYASDYFEQLYQWAEQLIRQGDAYVEDLSADEIRAYRGTLTEPGKESPYRNRTIEENLDLFRRMRAGEFADGAKVLRAKIDMAAPNLNLRDPVMYRILHADHPHTGDKWCIYPMYDYAHGQSDSIEGITHSICTLEFADHRPLYEWFLDRLGIYHPRQYEFARLNLTYTVMSKRKLLQLVQDGDMSGWDDPRMPTLVGLRQRGYTPESIRSFCEQIGVGKSDSWIDMSILEDSVRNDLNVQAPRAMAVLRPLKVVIDNYPEELVEEFDAANHPNDPTMGSRKVPFSKVVYIEQDDFLEEPPKGFFRLTPGREVRLRYAYIVKCESVVKDAHGKVVEVHCSYEPASKGGSAPDGRKIKGTIHWVSAAHAVNAEIRLYDRLFTVANPDKGGQDFKSFLNADSLEVLTDACLERSLAEATAESRYQFERQGYFCIDAKASAAGKPVFIRTVTLRDSWARNDKAE; encoded by the coding sequence ATGGCTGATAACGACAATAAATCTGTTGCAACCGCAACCGAACCAACCCAGCCCACCAACTTCATCCGCACCATCGTCGAAGAGGACCTGAAGAGCGGCAAGCACAAGAGCATCGTCACCCGCTTCCCGCCGGAGCCGAACGGCTACCTGCACATCGGCCACGCCAAGTCGATCTGCCTCAACTTCGGCCTGGCCCGGGATTTCGGCGGCCGCTGCCACCTGCGCTTCGACGACACCAATCCGGCCAAGGAGGATGTGGAATACGCGGAATCCATCAAGGAGAGCGTCCGCTGGCTCGGCTTCGACTGGGGTGAGCACCTCTACTACGCCTCCGACTACTTCGAGCAACTCTACCAGTGGGCCGAGCAGCTGATCCGACAGGGCGACGCCTACGTGGAAGACCTCTCCGCCGATGAGATCCGCGCCTACCGCGGCACCCTGACCGAGCCGGGGAAGGAAAGCCCCTACCGGAACCGAACCATAGAGGAGAACCTCGACCTGTTCAGGCGGATGCGGGCAGGCGAGTTCGCCGACGGGGCCAAGGTGCTGCGGGCAAAGATCGACATGGCCGCGCCGAACCTCAACCTGCGCGACCCGGTCATGTACCGTATTCTCCATGCCGACCACCCCCATACCGGCGACAAATGGTGCATCTACCCCATGTACGATTACGCCCACGGCCAAAGCGACTCCATTGAGGGAATCACCCACTCCATCTGCACCCTGGAGTTCGCGGACCATCGCCCCCTCTACGAATGGTTCCTCGACCGTCTCGGCATCTACCACCCGCGTCAATACGAGTTCGCCCGTCTGAACCTGACTTACACGGTGATGAGCAAACGGAAGCTTCTCCAGTTGGTTCAGGATGGCGATATGTCCGGCTGGGACGACCCGCGCATGCCGACCCTCGTCGGTTTGAGGCAGCGCGGATATACACCGGAGTCGATCAGGAGCTTCTGCGAACAGATCGGGGTCGGCAAGAGCGACAGCTGGATCGACATGAGCATTCTTGAGGATAGCGTACGCAACGACCTGAACGTGCAGGCGCCACGGGCCATGGCAGTACTGCGGCCGCTCAAGGTGGTGATCGACAACTATCCCGAAGAGCTGGTGGAAGAATTCGACGCCGCCAACCACCCCAACGATCCCACCATGGGATCGCGCAAGGTGCCGTTTTCCAAGGTCGTCTATATTGAGCAGGACGATTTCCTCGAAGAGCCGCCGAAAGGTTTTTTCCGCCTGACACCGGGCCGCGAGGTGCGGCTCCGTTACGCCTATATCGTCAAGTGTGAAAGCGTCGTCAAGGACGCGCATGGTAAGGTGGTTGAGGTGCACTGCAGCTACGAGCCCGCCTCAAAAGGTGGTTCGGCGCCGGATGGCCGCAAGATCAAAGGGACCATCCACTGGGTTTCGGCAGCCCACGCTGTCAATGCAGAGATACGGCTCTACGACCGGCTCTTCACCGTAGCGAACCCGGACAAGGGGGGGCAGGACTTCAAGTCCTTCCTCAACGCCGATTCCCTTGAGGTGCTGACCGATGCCTGCCTGGAGCGGAGTCTGGCGGAGGCAACGGCGGAAAGCCGTTATCAGTTCGAACGGCAGGGATATTTCTGTATCGACGCCAAGGCCTCTGCCGCAGGGAAGCCGGTCTTCATCCGGACGGTTACCCTGCGCGATTCATGGGCCAGAAATGATAAGGCGGAATAG
- a CDS encoding nucleotidyltransferase family protein → MKKKQLTTDEIMEILRKELSFLEKTYGVMHIAVFGSVAKGEQKERSDVDILVELREPLGFAFIRMARHLEKILGRKVDISTTDCLDSGIDNPRYRHIARDIQRTMRRVA, encoded by the coding sequence GTGAAAAAAAAGCAGCTGACCACCGATGAGATTATGGAAATTTTACGGAAAGAGCTTTCGTTTCTGGAAAAGACCTATGGCGTCATGCATATTGCCGTATTTGGCTCCGTCGCAAAGGGTGAACAAAAAGAACGCAGCGACGTGGACATCCTGGTAGAGCTCAGGGAGCCTTTGGGATTTGCCTTCATCCGAATGGCGCGCCACCTGGAAAAGATCCTGGGCAGAAAGGTGGATATCTCGACGACCGATTGTCTTGACAGCGGTATCGACAATCCCCGGTACCGTCACATCGCCCGCGACATCCAGAGGACCATGCGTCGTGTCGCATAA
- the ispD gene encoding 2-C-methyl-D-erythritol 4-phosphate cytidylyltransferase, whose product MRVTALVPAAGMGKRMGADINKQYLLLEGKPILAHTLAVFELAPFVDDIYVITPEAEIPYCREHVVEQFGFTKVRGVVAGGKERQNSVLNGLRAIDASDEDDVVLIHDGVRPFIPTAVLKRSVEVATAEDGALVAVPAKDTIKTVEAGIVTGTPPRENIWLAQTPQTFRYGIIRAAHELAAAEGFLGTDDASLVERLGRQVHVVMGDYRNIKITTPEDMLLAEAFLKSVNSER is encoded by the coding sequence ATGAGGGTTACGGCACTTGTCCCGGCAGCAGGGATGGGCAAGCGGATGGGAGCGGACATCAACAAGCAGTATCTCCTCCTGGAGGGCAAGCCGATCCTCGCCCATACGCTGGCGGTCTTCGAGCTGGCCCCTTTCGTCGACGACATCTACGTCATTACCCCCGAAGCAGAGATTCCGTACTGCCGCGAGCACGTGGTGGAGCAGTTCGGCTTCACCAAGGTTCGCGGGGTGGTGGCGGGTGGCAAGGAGCGGCAGAATTCGGTACTGAACGGACTGCGGGCCATCGACGCCAGCGACGAAGACGACGTGGTGCTTATCCATGACGGGGTGAGGCCGTTCATACCGACTGCTGTGCTGAAAAGGTCCGTCGAGGTAGCGACCGCCGAGGACGGCGCGCTGGTGGCGGTGCCGGCCAAGGACACCATCAAGACCGTCGAGGCTGGCATAGTGACCGGCACCCCCCCCAGGGAGAACATCTGGCTTGCCCAGACCCCCCAGACCTTCAGGTACGGGATCATCCGCGCTGCCCACGAGCTGGCCGCAGCCGAAGGCTTTCTAGGCACTGACGACGCCTCGCTGGTGGAGCGGCTGGGTAGACAGGTGCATGTGGTCATGGGGGATTACCGCAACATCAAGATTACAACGCCGGAGGATATGCTCCTGGCCGAGGCGTTTCTAAAATCGGTGAATAGTGAAAGGTAA
- a CDS encoding chemotaxis protein CheW → MTVEKNAGYDIGSILDEMREEYWQGLTEVEEAREEQQEYITFTLGGETFAFETVHASEVIRVPKLVKIPRVQELIAGVFNLRGEITAAVDIRPLLGLPQPPISTSGRIIVVKSDKFATGILTEKVQGVMPLPLNGLEPVVTSLDGTQREYIRGQLNLNGSLIMMLDIVRLLNAPEIVVEHNP, encoded by the coding sequence ATGACGGTTGAAAAGAACGCTGGATATGATATCGGCTCCATCCTGGACGAGATGAGGGAGGAGTACTGGCAAGGCTTGACAGAAGTTGAGGAGGCCCGGGAAGAGCAGCAGGAATATATCACCTTTACCCTCGGGGGGGAAACCTTTGCCTTTGAAACAGTCCATGCCTCAGAGGTTATCCGGGTGCCGAAACTGGTGAAAATCCCCAGGGTACAGGAGCTTATCGCCGGGGTCTTCAACCTTCGCGGCGAGATAACCGCAGCCGTGGATATCAGGCCGCTCCTCGGTCTTCCCCAGCCCCCCATCTCCACGTCGGGCAGGATCATCGTCGTCAAGTCCGACAAATTTGCCACCGGCATCCTTACCGAAAAGGTGCAAGGGGTGATGCCTCTTCCGCTGAACGGTCTTGAGCCGGTGGTTACATCCCTCGACGGAACCCAGCGCGAATATATCCGCGGCCAGTTAAACTTGAACGGCAGCCTGATCATGATGCTCGACATCGTCAGACTGTTGAATGCACCGGAAATTGTCGTTGAGCATAATCCGTGA
- a CDS encoding HepT-like ribonuclease domain-containing protein yields MSHNRRDADYLRDILEAMARISSYTAGMSFEGFMDDPRTQDAVVRNLEVIGEATKRLSGELRKKYRTIPWKDMAGVRDKLIHHYFGIEYKIVWSIASVDLPKLTDELKDILAKEAIQLHLTDSVND; encoded by the coding sequence GTGTCGCATAACAGGCGGGATGCGGATTATCTGAGGGATATTCTTGAGGCGATGGCACGCATATCGTCCTACACAGCAGGGATGTCTTTTGAAGGGTTCATGGATGATCCCAGGACCCAGGATGCCGTTGTCAGAAATCTGGAGGTCATCGGAGAGGCGACGAAGAGACTTTCCGGCGAACTGCGGAAGAAATACCGGACAATTCCCTGGAAAGACATGGCTGGGGTAAGGGATAAGCTTATCCATCATTATTTCGGGATCGAATATAAAATCGTCTGGTCCATCGCTTCGGTGGATCTGCCGAAGCTTACCGATGAGCTGAAAGATATTCTGGCCAAGGAAGCGATACAATTGCATCTGACGGATTCCGTGAATGACTGA